The following are encoded in a window of Bradyrhizobium sp. WBOS07 genomic DNA:
- a CDS encoding GMC family oxidoreductase, with protein sequence MPRRLEGEFDYIVVGAGTAGCIVANRLSAEPKNRVLILEAGGDDNWIWFHIPVGYLFAIGNPRSDWMFKTEAEPGLNGRSLAYPRGKVIGGCSAINAMISMRGQAADYDHWRQLGMTGWGYDDVLPLFRKLEDHFLGASEHHGAGGGWRIEAPRLSWDILDAVGDAAEEMGIKRIPDFNTGDNEGTSYFHVNQKRGRRWSSARGFLKPALRRANLRLEKHVLVDRLIIEQGHAVGVRFIQNGEMIEARAKREVILSAGSIGSVQVLHRSGIGPADWLSPLGIDIVMDRPGVGRNLQDHLQQRAIYKVEGVRTLNETYYNLFRRGLMGLDYAFRRRGPLTMAPSQLGIFTRSDATRARANIQFHVQPLSLDKFGDPLHRFPAITVSACNLQPTSRGTVRLRSASPDEKPVIAPNYLSTEDDRQVAADAIRTTRRLMQQKALAKYRPSEYLPGPTVGDDDASLAKAAGDIGTTIFHPVGTAKMGAVSDPMAVVDERLRFYGLAGLRIVDASIMPTITSGNTNTPTAMIAEKGSAMILEDAK encoded by the coding sequence ATGCCAAGGCGGCTCGAAGGTGAGTTTGACTACATTGTCGTCGGGGCCGGCACCGCCGGCTGCATCGTCGCCAACCGGCTCTCGGCCGAGCCCAAGAACCGCGTCCTCATCCTCGAAGCCGGCGGCGACGACAACTGGATCTGGTTCCATATCCCGGTCGGCTATCTCTTCGCGATCGGCAATCCGCGCTCGGACTGGATGTTCAAGACCGAGGCCGAGCCCGGGCTGAACGGCCGCTCGCTCGCCTATCCCCGCGGCAAGGTGATCGGCGGCTGCTCGGCGATCAACGCCATGATCTCGATGCGCGGACAGGCTGCCGATTACGATCACTGGCGCCAGCTCGGCATGACCGGCTGGGGCTACGACGACGTGCTGCCGCTGTTCAGGAAGCTCGAAGATCATTTCCTGGGCGCGAGCGAGCATCACGGCGCCGGCGGTGGCTGGCGCATCGAAGCGCCGCGGCTGTCATGGGACATTCTCGATGCGGTCGGCGACGCTGCCGAGGAGATGGGCATCAAGCGCATCCCCGATTTCAACACTGGCGACAACGAAGGCACCAGCTATTTCCACGTCAACCAGAAGCGCGGCCGGCGCTGGTCCTCGGCGCGCGGCTTTCTCAAGCCGGCCTTGAGGCGGGCGAACCTGCGGCTCGAGAAGCATGTGCTGGTCGACCGCCTGATCATCGAGCAAGGCCACGCCGTCGGCGTGCGCTTCATCCAGAACGGCGAGATGATCGAGGCGCGCGCGAAACGCGAGGTGATCCTCTCGGCCGGCTCGATCGGCTCGGTGCAGGTGCTGCATCGCTCCGGAATCGGGCCCGCCGACTGGCTGTCGCCGCTCGGCATCGACATCGTCATGGACAGGCCGGGTGTGGGTCGCAATCTTCAAGATCACCTGCAGCAGCGCGCGATCTACAAGGTCGAGGGCGTGCGCACGCTGAACGAGACCTATTACAATCTGTTCCGCCGCGGGTTGATGGGCCTCGACTACGCCTTCCGCCGCCGGGGTCCCCTGACCATGGCGCCTTCGCAGCTCGGTATCTTCACCCGCTCCGATGCGACGCGCGCCCGCGCCAACATCCAGTTCCACGTGCAGCCACTGTCGCTCGACAAGTTCGGCGATCCCCTGCACCGCTTCCCCGCCATCACGGTGAGCGCCTGCAATCTCCAGCCGACCTCGCGCGGCACCGTGCGGCTGCGCTCGGCGAGCCCGGACGAGAAGCCTGTCATCGCGCCGAATTATCTGTCGACGGAGGACGACCGCCAGGTCGCCGCCGACGCCATCCGCACCACGCGCCGCCTGATGCAGCAGAAGGCGCTCGCCAAATATCGCCCGAGCGAATATTTGCCCGGCCCCACCGTCGGCGACGACGATGCCTCGCTGGCCAAAGCCGCCGGCGATATCGGCACCACCATTTTCCATCCCGTCGGCACGGCGAAGATGGGCGCGGTCAGCGATCCCATGGCGGTGGTCGACGAGCGCCTGCGCTTCTACGGACTCGCAGGCCTGCGCATCGTCGATGCCTCGATCATGCCGACGATCACTTCCGGCAACACCAACACGCCGACGGCGATGATCGCGGAGAAGGGTTCCGCGATGATTTTGGAGGATGCGAAGTAG
- a CDS encoding alpha/beta fold hydrolase — protein sequence MINPQRFSIGPAGAEIAMLQWGERGKPPALLVHGTGFVAAVWDEVACELALAYTVYALDRRGHGASHKPGAYHFLDYADDVRQVMDALELRNVYGIGHSAGATDLLLAARLLPGRFARLFVMEPTVMDPRAARSGGLNDESVARLQGTLRRRAEFDSADAVFERYRAAPAFADWTETSLRAYVRDGFVPLDHGRVRLCCTPEIESAILHPIYEAMEQVYVGDARGNPFGLLAEIDCPVRVTTAANSWPIYWEMARRAVSLMPRASELVFDNAGHCVAQERPGAVVQAVREFPK from the coding sequence ATGATCAATCCACAGCGCTTTTCCATCGGCCCGGCCGGCGCAGAGATCGCCATGTTGCAGTGGGGCGAGCGCGGCAAGCCGCCCGCTCTCCTCGTGCACGGCACCGGCTTCGTTGCCGCCGTCTGGGACGAGGTCGCGTGCGAGCTCGCATTGGCCTACACCGTCTACGCGCTGGACCGCCGCGGCCATGGCGCCAGCCACAAGCCCGGGGCCTATCATTTCCTCGATTATGCCGATGACGTCCGCCAAGTAATGGATGCACTCGAGCTGCGCAACGTCTACGGCATCGGCCACAGCGCGGGCGCGACCGATCTTCTGCTCGCGGCGAGACTGCTGCCGGGACGTTTCGCGCGCCTGTTCGTTATGGAGCCGACCGTCATGGACCCCCGTGCGGCTCGTTCGGGAGGATTGAACGACGAATCCGTCGCCCGCCTGCAAGGCACGCTGCGCCGGCGCGCCGAATTCGACAGCGCCGACGCCGTGTTCGAGCGCTACCGCGCGGCGCCGGCGTTTGCGGACTGGACCGAGACCTCGCTCCGCGCCTATGTGCGCGACGGCTTCGTGCCGCTCGATCATGGCCGGGTGCGGCTCTGCTGCACGCCCGAGATCGAGTCCGCAATTCTGCATCCGATCTACGAAGCGATGGAGCAGGTTTACGTTGGCGATGCCCGCGGCAATCCGTTTGGCTTACTCGCCGAGATCGACTGCCCGGTGCGCGTCACGACCGCTGCGAATTCGTGGCCTATCTACTGGGAGATGGCGCGACGTGCCGTGTCGCTGATGCCGCGCGCGAGCGAGTTGGTTTTCGACAACGCCGGACACTGCGTCGCGCAGGAAAGGCCGGGTGCCGTCGTGCAGGCAGTGCGGGAATTCCCGAAATAG
- the hpnO gene encoding aminobacteriohopanetriol synthase HpnO has protein sequence MHSPNPDMSQLFADRQAQRSTLHNRYLNEQFVRVLKTIGYDVGFQKGQGQYLYDRDGARYLDLLSGFGVFAIGRNHPVMREALKSVLDADLPNLVQFDVSTLAGVLAERLLKYVPYLDKVFFANSGAECVEAAIKFARGATGRPGIVYCAHGYHGLTYGALSLTGDSNFRTGFEPLLPGCTPIPFNDLAALEKALASREVAAFVVEPIQGKGVNMPTDEFLPGAAALCKKYGTLFVADEIQTGMGRTGRFLAVEHWNVEPDMVLLSKSLSGGHVPVGAVLTRKAIFDKIFNQMDRAVVHGSTFSKNDLAMAAGIATLDVMESEKLIESAAKRGAELRLALTRMVPGYELMKEVRGKGLMIGVEFGPPKSLRLRASWNVLETANKGLFCQLITVPLFKDHKILTQVAGHGSHTIKLLPPLTITEEDCSWIEKSFDDVIAGSHKVPGAIWSLGKTLVDNAVRRSA, from the coding sequence ATGCACAGCCCAAATCCAGACATGTCTCAGCTATTCGCGGACCGTCAGGCCCAGCGCAGCACCCTGCATAATCGGTATCTGAACGAGCAGTTCGTTCGGGTCCTCAAGACCATCGGCTACGACGTCGGCTTCCAGAAGGGGCAGGGGCAGTATCTCTACGATCGCGACGGCGCCCGCTATCTCGACCTGTTGTCCGGCTTTGGCGTGTTTGCGATCGGGCGCAATCATCCGGTCATGCGCGAGGCGCTCAAGAGCGTGCTCGATGCCGACCTGCCCAACCTCGTCCAGTTCGACGTCTCGACGCTGGCCGGCGTGCTGGCCGAGCGGCTGCTGAAATACGTGCCTTATCTGGACAAGGTGTTCTTCGCCAATTCCGGCGCCGAATGCGTCGAAGCCGCGATCAAGTTCGCGCGTGGCGCGACGGGGCGTCCCGGCATCGTCTATTGCGCGCACGGCTATCACGGCCTGACCTATGGCGCGCTGTCGCTCACCGGCGATTCGAATTTCCGCACCGGCTTCGAGCCGCTGCTGCCCGGTTGCACCCCGATCCCGTTCAACGATCTGGCGGCGCTGGAAAAGGCGCTGGCCTCGCGCGAGGTCGCCGCCTTCGTCGTCGAGCCGATCCAGGGCAAGGGCGTCAACATGCCCACCGACGAGTTCCTGCCCGGCGCGGCGGCGCTCTGCAAGAAATACGGCACGCTGTTCGTCGCCGACGAGATCCAGACCGGCATGGGCCGCACTGGCCGCTTCCTCGCGGTCGAGCACTGGAACGTCGAGCCCGACATGGTGCTGCTGTCGAAGTCGCTGTCGGGCGGCCATGTGCCGGTCGGCGCGGTGCTGACGCGCAAGGCCATCTTCGACAAGATCTTCAACCAGATGGACCGCGCCGTGGTGCACGGCTCCACCTTCTCCAAGAACGACCTCGCGATGGCCGCCGGTATCGCCACGCTCGATGTCATGGAATCCGAGAAGCTGATCGAATCCGCCGCCAAGCGCGGCGCCGAGCTGCGCCTCGCGCTGACGCGCATGGTGCCGGGCTACGAGCTGATGAAGGAAGTCCGCGGCAAGGGCCTGATGATCGGCGTCGAGTTCGGCCCGCCGAAATCGCTGCGCTTGCGCGCCTCCTGGAACGTGCTGGAGACCGCCAACAAGGGCCTGTTCTGCCAGCTCATCACCGTGCCGCTGTTCAAGGACCACAAGATCCTCACGCAGGTCGCCGGCCACGGCAGCCACACCATCAAGCTGCTGCCGCCGCTTACCATTACCGAGGAAGACTGCAGCTGGATCGAGAAGTCGTTCGACGACGTCATCGCCGGCAGCCACAAGGTCCCCGGCGCGATCTGGTCGCTTGGCAAGACGCTGGTGGACAACGCGGTGAGACGGTCGGCCTAG
- a CDS encoding MMPL family transporter: MLQSVVVAIVRACTRFASLVVVIGLLLSVGAGYYASRHFAINTDINSLISQNLDWRKRDQQFDKAFDQNELILAVVEARTPEMARAASDALYARLKGDKTNFHSMQQLGGGEFFEKNGLLFLPTEEVGKITGQFEAAAPLIEIMAGDPSIRGLTGALETGLAGVKRGQVKLDNTERPFNLIAQTVETVLNKGDASFSWRELVSDEPLKDSDKRAFIEFKPILDYNALEPGKDATDAIRKAAADLDFPAKYQARVRLTGPVPIANEEYATVQEGAVINGVGTVLVVLVILWLALHSSKIIFAVFVNLFVGLALTTAAGLMMVGSFNLLSIAFAVLFVGLGVDFGIQYSVRYRSERYKHNDLAGALVLAAKRSAVPLSLAAMATAAGFLCFMPTDYQGIAELGQIAGVGMLVAFISSITVLPAMLKLLNPPGEKEPVGYAFLAPLDHFLEKHRVLIVGGTLLLALGGLPLLYFMKFDFNPMNLRNPKAESIATFLDLRKDPNTGANAINVMATSEEQARQIEAKLEKVPEVLRVMSLDSFVPQDQPPKLKLLAQGAKVLNPALNPDQIDAAPSDQENVEALKSSVDNLRRTAGDAKGPGAVASRRLADALEKLANGDEATRNKAQDVFVTPMKIVFDQLKNAMQAEPVTLKSLPPDLVSAWKSKDGVIRVEALPKGDPNDNDTLRKFAAAVLVAEPTAIGGPVSILKSGDTVVRAFIHAGIYALLVIGLLLWITLRRFVDVLMTLVPLLVAGAVTLEICVLIGLPLNFANIVAFPLLLGVGVAFKIYYVVAWRSGRTNLLQTSLTRAIFFSALTTATAFGSLWLSSHPGTSSMGKLLALSLVTTLAAVLLFQPALMGKPRNLRE, from the coding sequence GTGCTGCAAAGCGTCGTCGTTGCCATCGTCAGGGCCTGCACCCGGTTTGCCTCCCTCGTCGTCGTTATCGGGCTCCTGCTCTCGGTGGGCGCGGGCTATTACGCGTCCCGGCACTTCGCCATCAACACCGACATCAATTCGCTGATTTCTCAAAACCTCGACTGGCGCAAGCGTGACCAGCAATTCGACAAGGCGTTCGACCAGAATGAGCTGATCCTGGCCGTGGTCGAAGCCCGAACGCCCGAGATGGCGCGCGCAGCGTCGGATGCGCTCTATGCCAGGCTGAAGGGCGACAAGACCAACTTCCACTCGATGCAGCAGCTCGGCGGCGGCGAGTTCTTCGAGAAGAACGGCCTGTTGTTCCTGCCGACCGAAGAGGTCGGCAAGATCACCGGCCAGTTCGAAGCCGCCGCGCCCCTGATCGAGATCATGGCCGGCGATCCCTCGATCCGTGGCCTGACCGGTGCGCTGGAGACCGGACTTGCAGGCGTCAAGCGCGGCCAGGTCAAGCTCGACAACACCGAGCGGCCATTCAACCTGATCGCGCAGACGGTCGAGACCGTGCTCAACAAGGGCGATGCGAGCTTCTCCTGGCGCGAGCTCGTCAGCGACGAGCCGCTGAAGGATAGCGACAAGCGCGCCTTCATCGAGTTCAAGCCGATCCTCGACTACAACGCATTGGAGCCCGGCAAGGATGCCACCGATGCGATCCGCAAGGCCGCTGCGGACCTGGATTTCCCGGCCAAGTACCAGGCGCGGGTGCGGCTGACCGGCCCGGTCCCGATCGCCAACGAGGAATACGCCACCGTCCAGGAGGGCGCCGTCATCAACGGCGTCGGCACGGTTCTCGTCGTGCTGGTCATCCTCTGGCTCGCGCTGCATTCGTCGAAGATCATCTTCGCCGTCTTCGTCAATCTGTTCGTCGGCCTTGCGCTCACGACGGCGGCCGGCCTGATGATGGTCGGATCGTTCAATCTGCTGTCGATCGCGTTCGCAGTGCTGTTCGTCGGCCTCGGCGTCGATTTCGGCATCCAGTACAGCGTCCGCTACCGCTCGGAGCGCTACAAGCACAACGATCTTGCGGGCGCGCTGGTGCTGGCCGCCAAGCGCTCGGCGGTGCCGCTGTCGCTCGCGGCGATGGCGACCGCCGCCGGCTTCCTCTGCTTCATGCCGACCGACTACCAGGGCATCGCGGAGCTCGGCCAGATCGCCGGCGTCGGCATGCTGGTGGCGTTCATCTCGTCGATCACCGTTCTGCCGGCCATGCTGAAGCTGCTGAACCCGCCGGGCGAGAAGGAGCCGGTCGGCTACGCCTTCCTGGCGCCGCTCGACCACTTCCTGGAGAAGCACCGCGTGCTGATCGTCGGCGGCACGCTGCTGCTGGCGCTCGGCGGCCTGCCGCTGCTCTATTTCATGAAGTTCGACTTCAACCCGATGAACCTGCGCAATCCGAAGGCCGAATCGATCGCGACCTTCCTCGATCTGCGCAAGGACCCCAACACCGGCGCCAATGCCATCAACGTGATGGCCACGTCCGAAGAGCAGGCACGACAGATCGAGGCGAAGCTGGAGAAGGTGCCCGAGGTGCTCAGGGTGATGTCGCTCGACAGTTTCGTGCCGCAGGACCAGCCGCCGAAGCTGAAGCTGCTCGCGCAGGGCGCCAAGGTGCTGAACCCCGCGCTCAACCCCGATCAGATCGATGCGGCGCCGTCGGACCAGGAGAACGTCGAGGCGCTGAAATCCTCCGTCGACAATCTGCGCCGGACCGCGGGCGATGCCAAGGGACCGGGTGCGGTCGCCTCGCGCCGTCTGGCGGACGCCCTCGAAAAGCTCGCCAATGGCGACGAGGCCACGCGCAACAAGGCGCAGGACGTGTTCGTCACGCCGATGAAGATCGTGTTCGACCAGCTCAAGAACGCGATGCAGGCCGAGCCCGTCACCCTGAAATCGCTACCGCCCGACCTCGTCAGTGCCTGGAAGAGCAAGGACGGCGTCATCCGCGTCGAGGCGCTGCCCAAGGGCGATCCCAACGACAACGACACGCTGCGCAAGTTTGCGGCGGCGGTGCTCGTTGCCGAGCCGACCGCGATCGGCGGGCCGGTCTCGATCCTGAAATCCGGCGACACCGTGGTGCGGGCGTTCATCCACGCCGGCATCTATGCGCTGCTGGTGATCGGCCTGTTGCTGTGGATCACGCTGCGCCGCTTCGTCGACGTGCTGATGACCTTGGTGCCGCTCCTGGTTGCCGGCGCGGTCACGCTCGAGATCTGCGTCTTGATCGGCCTGCCGCTCAACTTCGCCAACATCGTCGCATTCCCGCTGCTGCTCGGCGTCGGCGTCGCCTTCAAGATCTATTATGTCGTGGCCTGGCGCTCGGGCAGGACCAACCTGCTCCAGACCAGCCTGACACGCGCGATCTTCTTCAGCGCGCTGACGACGGCGACCGCGTTCGGCAGCCTGTGGCTGTCGAGCCATCCCGGCACGTCCAGCATGGGCAAGCTGCTGGCCCTTTCGCTGGTGACGACGCTCGCGGCCGTGCTGCTGTTCCAGCCGGCCCTAATGGGCAAACCCCGCAATCTCAGGGAGTAA
- a CDS encoding DUF2147 domain-containing protein: MRLALYTGLILAGGYTCLTPALAADPTGDWRVADGVANIRVAQCNGSMWGAVAWEKKPGGRDENNPDVSKKNRPTLGMVTLIDMKKKAGADQWEGQVYNAQDGQIYSATITPVGTDQLEIKGCVMGFLCGGETWTRVGPPIPSSTANAMAKGAPKPTGAAPKAAGTTVAAAPAPAAPKPAGAAKPGQKSATDPVGDICLLPEIAGFAH; encoded by the coding sequence ATGCGTTTAGCCCTTTACACCGGTCTCATACTGGCTGGCGGTTACACCTGTCTGACCCCGGCGCTCGCCGCCGACCCCACCGGCGATTGGCGGGTCGCCGACGGCGTCGCCAACATCCGCGTCGCCCAATGCAATGGCAGCATGTGGGGGGCCGTGGCCTGGGAAAAGAAGCCCGGCGGGCGCGACGAGAACAATCCTGATGTCTCGAAAAAGAACAGGCCGACGCTGGGCATGGTGACGCTGATCGACATGAAGAAGAAGGCGGGCGCCGATCAGTGGGAGGGACAGGTCTATAACGCCCAGGACGGCCAGATCTACAGCGCGACCATCACGCCTGTCGGCACCGACCAGCTCGAAATCAAGGGCTGCGTGATGGGCTTCCTGTGCGGAGGCGAGACCTGGACCCGGGTTGGCCCGCCGATCCCCTCGAGCACCGCCAATGCCATGGCCAAGGGCGCGCCGAAGCCCACCGGCGCGGCGCCGAAAGCCGCAGGTACGACGGTTGCCGCCGCGCCTGCGCCCGCGGCCCCGAAGCCCGCCGGCGCAGCCAAACCCGGTCAGAAGAGCGCCACCGATCCGGTCGGCGACATCTGCTTACTCCCTGAGATTGCGGGGTTTGCCCATTAG